One Brassica napus cultivar Da-Ae chromosome A1, Da-Ae, whole genome shotgun sequence genomic region harbors:
- the LOC106429317 gene encoding sugar transport protein 6-like: MAVVVSSSGNAPAFKAKMTVYVFVCVVIAAFGGLIFGYDIGISGGVTAMDDFLKKFFPSVWEKKQHVHENNYCKYDNQFLQLFTSSLYLAALVASFLASAVCSKLGRKPTMQFASIFFLIGVGLTAGAVNIVMLIIGRILLGFGVGFGNQAVPLFLSEIAPAQLRGGLNIVFQLMVTIGIFIANLVNYFTATVHPNGWRIALGGAAIPAVILLFGSLIICETPTSLIERNKNEEGKKALRKIRGVDDINEEYESIVNACEIASQVKDPYRKLLKPASRPPFIIGMLLQLFQQFTGINAIMFYAPVLFQTVGFGSDAALLSAVITGVINVLSTFVGIYLVDRTGRRFLLLQSSVHMLICQLIIGIILAKDLGTTGTLGKPQALVVVIFVCVYVMGFAWSWGPLGWLIPSETFPLETRSAGFAVAVSCNMFFTFVIAQAFLSMLCGMRSGIFFFFSAWIIVMGLFAMFFIPETKGVPIDEMRERVWKPHWFWKRYMLAEDDHQDVEKRT; the protein is encoded by the exons ATGGCTGTTGTTGTATCGTCAAGCGGGAATGCTCCGGCTTTCAAAGCCAAGATGACTGTCTATGTCTTTGTCTGCGTTGTGATTGCCGCTTTTGGCGGTTTGATCTTCGGTTACGACATTGGAATATCCG GTGGAGTTACGGCGATGGACGATTTCTTGAAGAAGTTTTTCCCCTCGGTGTGGGAGAAGAAGCAGCACGTTCACGAGAACAATTACTGCAAGTATGATAACCAGTTCTTGCAGCTATTCACATCGTCTCTTTACCTAGCCGCCCTCGTGGCCAGCTTCTTGGCTTCAGCCGTATGTTCCAAACTTGGAAGGAAGCCCACTATGCAGTTTGCTTCTATCTTCTTCTTGATCGGTGTCGGGCTAACCGCAGGAGCCGTCAACATCGTCATGTTGATCATTGGAAGAATCTTGCTTGGCTTCGGTGTTGGCTTTGGCAATCAG GCAGTGCCGCTTTTCCTGTCGGAGATTGCTCCGGCGCAGCTCAGGGGAGGTCTCAACATTGTATTCCAGCTCATGGTCACAATAGGAATCTTTATCGCCAACCTAGTCAATTACTTCACTGCCACGGTTCACCCTAACGGATGGCGTATCGCTCTCGGTGGAGCCGCGATACCCGCAGTTATCCTCCTCTTCGGTTCATTGATCATCTGCGAGACTCCTACAAGCCTCATCGAGCGCAACAAGAACGAGGAAGGCAAAAAAGCCCTAAGGAAGATCAGAGGAGTTGACGATATAAATGAGGAGTATGAATCTATCGTCAATGCCTGCGAGATCGCGAGTCAAGTCAAGGACCCTTACAGGAAGCTGTTAAAGCCAGCGAGTCGCCCGCCTTTCATCATCGGAATGCTTCTTCAGCTTTTCCAGCAGTTTACAGGAATCAATGCCATTATGTTCTACGCACCGGTCTTGTTCCAGACCGTTGGCTTTGGAAGCGATGCAGCTCTTCTCTCTGCGGTTATCACCGGAGTAATCAATGTTCTCAGTACGTTCGTGGGGATTTACCTCGTCGACAGAACTGGAAGGAGATTCCTTCTTCTCCAATCTTCCGTTCACATGCTTATTTGCCAG TTGATCATTGGAATCATCCTAGCAAAAGACTTGGGCACCACGGGAACACTAGGGAAGCCACAAGCCTTAGTGGTTGTGATCTTTGTGTGTGTTTACGTGATGGGTTTTGCTTGGTCATGGGGTCCTTTAGGGTGGCTAATTCCTAGCGAGACGTTTCCTCTAGAAACTCGAAGTGCAGGGTTCGCTGTTGCGGTCTCGTGCAACATGTTCTTCACGTTCGTGATCGCGCAGGCTTTCTTGTCGATGCTTTGCGGGATGAGGTCGGggatattcttcttcttcagcgcTTGGATCATTGTGATGGGACTGTTTGCGATGTTCTTCATACCGGAGACTAAAGGAGTGCCAATTGATGAAATGAGGGAGAGAGTGTGGAAGCCACATTGGTTCTGGAAGAGGTATATGCTTGCTGAGGATGATCATCAGGACGTGGAGAAGAGAACTTAA
- the LOC106429239 gene encoding uncharacterized protein LOC106429239: MTRLRICYIVSGIICILFTTFMITLVLAQTVFKPKHPILQTVSSTVEDVSTYVSPTFDVQLNFTLTLQMLMTNPNLADFEYKTVENLVYYRDILVGNLTLPSTTLPAKGSALLPCPLVLQIDKFVADLGDILQDILQRKIVIETKANMPGKITVLGIFKAHLNTVSHCKLVLSFPSMEVEMQVCELDTKL, encoded by the coding sequence ATGACCAGACTACGCATTTGTTATATAGTGTCTGGAATCATTTGCATCCTCTTCACCACCTTTATGATCACTTTGGTTCTTGCGCAAACTGTGTTCAAACCAAAACATCCTATACTACAAACCGTGTCTTCAACTGTCGAAGACGTATCCACATATGTATCACCAACATTTGATGTCCAGCTAAATTTTACTCTCACACTTCAGATGCTAATGACGAATCCCAACCTTGCAGATTTTGAATACAAGACGGTGGAGAACTTGGTTTATTACAGAGATATTCTAGTGGGAAATCTCACTCTTCCTTCGACTACACTCCCAGCCAAAGGCTCAGCGCTTTTGCCATGTCCTCTAGTACTTCAGATCGATAAATTTGTTGCAGATTTAGGTGACATTTTGCAAGATATATTGCAAAGAAAAATTGTGATAGAGACCAAGGCAAATATGCCGGGGAAAATCACAGTGTTGGGAATCTTTAAGGCACATTTAAATACAGTATCGCATTGTAAACTCGTACTTAGCTTTCCTTCAATGGAAGTTGAGATGCAAGTGTGTGAGCTTGACACTAAGCTATAA
- the LOC106369306 gene encoding uncharacterized protein LOC106369306, with translation CLLQPHVYSTIDMVSKTESPPLIGPRISFSDGGDFICINPVHCKELEKDVFKGSVKVSDFEFLSENASPQRMHTADELFSEGKLLPFWQEKHSEKLKNVSLKTNEEEEEENRKVEATMKSNDYDKNRVSWFIDEDPSPRPPKCTVLWKELLRLKKQRNTRSSLSPSSSTSSSSSLEDKREEKEGKRGKKGLERTRSTSMRIRPMIHVPVCTPSKSSVPLPPLFPLRLKKKRVEKRT, from the coding sequence TGTCTCCTTCAGCCACACGTCTATAGCACGATTGATATGGTTTCAAAGACTGAATCACCACCGTTGATCGGACCTCGTATCTCTTTCTCAGACGGTGGAGATTTCATCTGCATCAACCCCGTACACTGTAAAGAGCTAGAGAAAGATGTCTTCAAAGGGTCAGTGAAAGTCTCCGACTTTGAGTTCTTGTCTGAGAATGCGAGTCCACAGAGGATGCATACCGCCGACGAACTCTTCTCTGAAGGAAAGTTGCTTCCTTTCTGGCAAGAAAAGCACTCAGAGAAGCTTAAAAACGTTAGCTTGAAgacaaacgaagaagaagaagaagagaatcgtAAAGTGGAAGCAACGATGAAGAGTAACGATTATGATAAGAACAGAGTGAGTTGGTTTATAGATGAAGATCCATCTCCTCGTCCTCCGAAGTGCACAGTTCTTTGGAAAGAGCTTTTGCGGTtgaagaaacagaggaacaCTAGGTCGTCTCTGTCTCCGTCGTCGTCCACGTCATCATCGAGCTCGCTTGAGGATAAGAGAGAGGAGAAAGAAGGGAAGAGAGGCAAGAAAGGATTAGAGAGGACGAGATCGACGAGCATGAGGATAAGGCCGATGATTCATGTCCCTGTTTGCACTCCTTCTAAATCCTCTGTTCCATTGCCTCCTCTGTTTCCGCTTAGGCTTAAGAAGAAGAGAGTAGAGAAACGCACTtga